A genomic window from Archaeoglobus profundus DSM 5631 includes:
- a CDS encoding CopG family ribbon-helix-helix protein: protein MRRFGVSIPEDLAKALDDLAEKLGVSRSEVVREALRTYLAEHTHYTVKHRCCGMITVVTRGFKDLTAVEKFKEVVNTFSHIHVEDYCISSFVVYGDSDKIAELHKALLRVSENVRFIPLECKVFKL, encoded by the coding sequence ATGAGGAGGTTCGGAGTTTCAATTCCTGAGGACTTGGCCAAGGCTTTAGACGATTTAGCTGAAAAATTGGGAGTTTCGAGATCAGAAGTTGTTAGAGAAGCTCTGAGGACTTATTTAGCTGAGCATACTCACTATACGGTAAAACACAGATGCTGCGGGATGATAACGGTTGTTACGAGGGGATTTAAGGACTTAACTGCCGTTGAGAAGTTTAAGGAGGTAGTGAACACATTTTCTCACATTCACGTTGAAGATTACTGCATAAGCAGCTTTGTCGTTTACGGAGATTCAGATAAGATTGCAGAGTTGCATAAGGCTTTGCTGAGAGTTTCAGAGAATGTGAGGTTCATACCACTCGAATGCAAGGTATTTAAACTCTGA
- a CDS encoding metal ABC transporter ATP-binding protein: MVCTLEVFDVDVILNGEVILKDLNLRFESGLYQIIGPNGSGKTTLLRTILGLIKPVKGRILLNGEDITGKPEKVGYRVGYMPQLSEDVGIPLTAFEIVLDSLLLHRKRFPRFAKSSDIKKVEETLKLVHLPREEWNKPFNELSGGERQRVLLARALVYDPEVLLLDEPLSAIDPLGKVEFVELIGSLAKDKLVILTSHDPILFLRYTNEIVVLNRTFYRVGKPEDVLTVNVLREVYGDSAVKLEEHVHISDAH, from the coding sequence ATGGTGTGCACACTCGAAGTTTTCGATGTCGATGTGATTTTGAACGGTGAAGTTATACTGAAAGACTTGAATCTGAGATTTGAGTCTGGGCTGTATCAGATAATAGGCCCGAATGGAAGTGGTAAAACAACGCTTCTAAGAACAATTTTAGGCTTAATAAAGCCAGTTAAAGGTCGCATTCTGCTGAACGGTGAAGATATAACTGGAAAGCCAGAAAAGGTTGGTTATAGAGTTGGATACATGCCCCAGCTTTCTGAGGATGTTGGGATACCTTTAACAGCTTTTGAGATAGTTCTGGATTCATTACTACTGCACAGAAAGAGGTTTCCGAGGTTTGCCAAAAGTAGCGATATCAAAAAGGTTGAAGAAACCCTTAAGCTCGTCCATCTACCAAGAGAAGAGTGGAACAAGCCTTTTAATGAATTGAGTGGTGGCGAAAGGCAAAGGGTGTTGTTAGCCAGAGCTCTGGTTTACGATCCCGAAGTCCTGCTTTTAGATGAACCTCTTTCAGCAATAGACCCCTTAGGGAAAGTTGAGTTCGTGGAGCTTATCGGAAGTTTAGCTAAGGACAAACTTGTAATTCTAACTTCGCATGATCCCATTCTATTTTTGAGGTATACAAACGAAATCGTAGTCCTGAACAGAACGTTTTACAGGGTCGGAAAGCCTGAAGATGTTTTGACTGTAAATGTTCTTAGAGAGGTGTATGGTGATTCGGCTGTGAAGTTGGAGGAGCATGTGCACATAAGCGATGCTCACTGA
- a CDS encoding aspartate/glutamate racemase family protein, which translates to MKTIGLLGGMSWESTLEYYKIINEEVAKRLNGLHSAKIILYSFDFSEIAELQSQNRWNELGEILAEKAKILENAGADFILICTNTMHKVADYVQSRINVPLLSIIDCVAREVVKRGIKRVGLLGTKFTMEDGFYEDGLRKYGLEVVIPDEEDRNEVHRIIFEELCRGIFKDSSKRKLIEIIERLKMKGAEGVILGCTELPLLVKHAEIPIFDSTKIHAVYAVEFALK; encoded by the coding sequence GTGAAGACAATCGGGCTGTTGGGAGGAATGAGTTGGGAATCAACGCTTGAATACTACAAGATAATAAACGAGGAAGTTGCCAAAAGACTGAATGGTCTTCACTCAGCCAAGATAATTCTCTACTCCTTCGATTTCAGTGAAATAGCTGAGCTTCAGAGTCAGAATAGGTGGAACGAGCTCGGCGAGATTCTTGCAGAAAAGGCTAAGATTCTTGAAAATGCTGGTGCAGACTTCATTCTCATATGCACAAACACCATGCACAAGGTAGCTGATTATGTTCAGAGCAGGATAAACGTTCCTCTCCTAAGCATAATAGACTGCGTAGCTAGAGAAGTCGTGAAAAGGGGAATTAAAAGGGTTGGACTCTTAGGGACAAAGTTCACAATGGAAGACGGATTTTACGAAGATGGTTTGAGAAAATACGGCTTAGAAGTAGTTATTCCGGATGAGGAGGACAGAAACGAAGTGCACCGCATAATTTTCGAGGAGCTTTGTAGGGGAATTTTCAAAGACTCTTCGAAGAGAAAACTGATTGAGATTATCGAGAGACTTAAAATGAAGGGTGCCGAGGGAGTTATTTTAGGCTGTACAGAACTACCACTCCTTGTTAAACATGCAGAAATTCCGATTTTTGACTCAACAAAGATTCATGCAGTCTACGCTGTTGAATTTGCCCTTAAATGA
- a CDS encoding M24 family metallopeptidase, whose translation MEFNDYDFFVQHADINLYYATKFKAIDLAFYIVGNDGTDLLLVPDMEKERAVRESRVKEIASFGDLGYHDLRKELKDSRKAQAEMLIRLLKTHKARRVGIPTDFPAYLAIPLSQAFEVKVVKSPFLKMRAVKTQKEIEYIGDTSKAIISAFEFALKLLRREKSCDRIRERIENYLYLKGYLASDTIISSGKLSAIPHASGGIVEDHVVMDIFPRSRKHYYYSDFTRTVIVNRNDKIEEMLNAVIEAQEKAISIIREGITAKDVHYTVCDVLESYGYKTLRQKANEGFIHSTGHGVGLEVHEEPRIFENETVLEAGMVFTVEPGLYYKDIGGVRVEDVVVVRKNGCEVLTEYPKRIYLNSI comes from the coding sequence ATGGAGTTCAACGATTACGACTTTTTCGTTCAACATGCGGATATAAACCTCTACTATGCAACGAAGTTCAAAGCAATCGATCTAGCCTTCTACATTGTGGGAAACGACGGAACTGACCTTTTACTCGTTCCGGATATGGAGAAGGAGAGGGCTGTTAGGGAAAGCAGGGTCAAGGAGATTGCATCCTTTGGAGATTTGGGTTATCACGATCTAAGAAAGGAGCTTAAGGATTCGAGAAAGGCTCAAGCGGAGATGCTGATAAGGTTGTTAAAAACTCATAAAGCTAGGAGGGTTGGAATTCCCACAGACTTCCCAGCGTACCTAGCAATTCCTCTCTCCCAAGCTTTCGAAGTGAAAGTTGTTAAGAGTCCGTTTCTCAAAATGAGGGCTGTTAAGACTCAGAAGGAAATCGAGTACATAGGGGATACGAGCAAGGCAATAATATCTGCTTTTGAATTCGCTCTCAAGCTTTTGAGAAGGGAGAAAAGCTGTGATAGAATAAGGGAGAGAATAGAGAACTACCTATACCTCAAAGGATACCTTGCAAGTGATACGATCATTTCATCTGGAAAGTTGTCGGCAATTCCGCATGCAAGCGGTGGAATTGTCGAAGATCACGTAGTGATGGATATATTTCCGAGGAGCAGGAAGCATTACTACTACTCGGACTTCACGAGAACTGTTATTGTAAATCGCAACGATAAAATTGAAGAGATGCTCAACGCGGTTATAGAGGCTCAGGAAAAGGCTATTTCAATAATCAGAGAGGGGATTACCGCTAAAGATGTTCATTACACCGTATGCGATGTCCTCGAAAGTTACGGCTACAAGACTCTTAGACAGAAAGCTAATGAAGGGTTCATACATTCAACAGGGCACGGAGTCGGATTGGAAGTTCACGAAGAACCGAGAATCTTCGAAAATGAGACTGTTTTAGAGGCTGGGATGGTTTTTACAGTTGAACCCGGTTTGTATTATAAGGATATCGGCGGTGTGAGGGTAGAGGATGTCGTAGTTGTTAGGAAGAACGGCTGTGAAGTTTTAACCGAGTATCCAAAGCGAATATACTTGAATTCCATCTGA
- a CDS encoding acetolactate synthase large subunit, protein MRVADAIVKALEKEGVEVAFGIPGGAIMEVYDALYDSNITHILARHEQGAVHMADGYARASGRVGVAFATSGPGATNTVTGIATAYMDSSPLIVFTGQVPRAMIGNDAFQEADITGITMPITKHNYLVTDEKEVLKIVKEAFYIASTGRPGPVLIDLPKDVTQADIDFDYPEKIEIRGYKPKIHGHPNQIKRAVELIMKSERPIILAGGGVRISNAHPEVLELAEKIPAFVVTTLMGKGAIPEEHPLSLGFIGMHGTKYGNLAVMDADLIIAVGCRFSDRTVGKFDEFAPNAKIIHIDIDPAEIGKNVRVDVPIVGDAKHVLREIIKFIEFKARKEWFDYVNELRRKYPLKYEYREDVIKPQFVIEKVYELFPDAIVTTEVGQNQMWAAQYFKVKYPRQFITSGGLGTMGFGFPAAIGAKVAFPDKVVIDIAGDGSFLMNIQELATAVDYGINVIVCVLNNAYLGMVRQWQELFYNKRYSATRLRYPELSFEKIAKGFGAHGITVEKPSEVEDALKEARDVDKPVVIDFHVEVEENVFPFVPPGKSLREVLG, encoded by the coding sequence ATGAGGGTTGCTGATGCGATCGTCAAAGCCTTGGAGAAGGAGGGTGTCGAAGTAGCTTTTGGCATACCCGGTGGAGCGATAATGGAAGTCTACGATGCTCTATACGATTCGAACATAACCCACATACTCGCAAGGCACGAGCAAGGAGCAGTTCATATGGCTGATGGATACGCAAGAGCTAGCGGCAGGGTCGGAGTCGCATTTGCAACATCTGGCCCCGGTGCCACGAACACGGTTACAGGAATTGCGACAGCCTACATGGATTCCTCCCCTCTCATAGTCTTCACGGGACAAGTTCCAAGAGCGATGATCGGTAATGATGCGTTTCAGGAAGCGGATATAACGGGCATAACCATGCCAATAACAAAACACAACTACCTCGTTACGGATGAGAAGGAGGTTTTGAAGATTGTTAAGGAGGCTTTCTATATAGCCTCAACAGGAAGGCCGGGTCCAGTCCTAATTGATCTGCCGAAGGACGTTACTCAGGCTGACATAGACTTCGATTACCCTGAGAAGATCGAGATAAGGGGATACAAACCCAAAATACATGGACATCCCAACCAGATTAAAAGAGCTGTAGAGCTTATAATGAAGTCTGAGAGACCGATAATATTAGCGGGAGGCGGAGTTAGAATATCAAACGCTCATCCTGAAGTCCTAGAGCTGGCTGAGAAGATCCCTGCATTTGTTGTAACTACCTTAATGGGTAAAGGTGCTATTCCGGAGGAACATCCACTTAGCTTGGGATTCATAGGAATGCACGGGACAAAGTATGGAAACTTGGCTGTAATGGATGCCGACTTGATAATAGCTGTCGGATGCAGGTTCAGTGATAGAACGGTTGGAAAGTTTGATGAATTTGCTCCAAATGCAAAAATAATCCACATAGATATAGATCCTGCGGAAATAGGTAAGAACGTAAGAGTAGATGTACCAATAGTGGGAGATGCTAAGCATGTTTTGAGAGAGATTATCAAGTTCATCGAGTTTAAGGCGAGGAAGGAGTGGTTCGATTACGTTAACGAGCTAAGGAGGAAGTATCCATTGAAATATGAGTATCGAGAGGACGTGATAAAACCACAATTTGTGATAGAGAAAGTATACGAGCTTTTCCCAGACGCAATAGTGACTACTGAAGTCGGACAGAACCAGATGTGGGCTGCACAGTACTTCAAAGTTAAGTATCCTAGACAGTTCATAACTTCCGGTGGACTGGGAACGATGGGATTCGGATTCCCGGCTGCAATAGGTGCAAAGGTTGCGTTTCCAGATAAAGTCGTGATAGACATAGCTGGAGACGGTAGTTTCCTGATGAACATTCAAGAGCTTGCTACAGCCGTCGATTACGGTATCAACGTCATAGTTTGCGTTTTGAACAATGCGTACCTTGGAATGGTCAGACAGTGGCAAGAACTATTCTACAATAAACGCTATTCTGCCACAAGGCTCAGATATCCTGAACTCAGCTTTGAGAAGATTGCCAAAGGGTTTGGGGCTCACGGAATAACCGTTGAGAAACCGAGTGAGGTTGAGGATGCACTTAAAGAAGCAAGGGATGTTGATAAGCCCGTTGTGATTGACTTCCACGTTGAAGTGGAAGAGAACGTCTTCCCGTTCGTTCCACCGGGCAAATCGCTTAGGGAGGTGTTGGGATGA
- a CDS encoding metal ABC transporter solute-binding protein, Zn/Mn family, which produces MRALILMIIPLLVCKASALSIVTTFPSLKEDVKLIAPNDSIYAIPAFSHDYELTPKDVEVIKNADIVISTAHTHFESEIAEMKERGEVKGVLFEIPKIKGIVFLKYPESGKINPHMPIYDPYNYEIFIRALAEELQKLNPSENYIERAEKVCKEVEDIVNKARKLNGTALVDYPYAQYAVTWMGLKVVSIAFEAPTTPETFKKVDYLVLTRNSTKSESLLENVEYSKVIYIDSPFVEKSIPEKLKSIEVKENIAKKTPGYTAVLAILALVVLCLRNGLRL; this is translated from the coding sequence ATGAGAGCTTTGATCTTGATGATTATCCCTCTCCTTGTATGCAAAGCTAGCGCTTTAAGCATAGTTACGACATTTCCGAGCCTAAAAGAGGATGTTAAGCTTATAGCGCCAAATGACTCGATTTATGCAATTCCCGCCTTCTCTCACGATTACGAGCTAACGCCGAAAGATGTGGAGGTAATTAAGAATGCTGACATTGTGATTTCTACAGCACACACGCACTTCGAAAGCGAAATTGCGGAGATGAAAGAGAGAGGGGAAGTGAAAGGCGTTCTTTTTGAAATTCCAAAGATTAAGGGCATTGTCTTTCTGAAGTATCCAGAAAGCGGTAAGATCAACCCGCATATGCCAATATACGATCCGTACAACTACGAGATCTTCATTAGGGCCTTGGCTGAAGAGTTGCAAAAGCTGAATCCTTCCGAAAACTACATCGAAAGAGCAGAGAAGGTGTGTAAAGAAGTTGAAGATATTGTAAACAAAGCCAGAAAGTTGAACGGAACTGCTTTGGTCGACTACCCCTACGCTCAGTACGCTGTAACTTGGATGGGTTTAAAGGTTGTTAGTATTGCATTCGAAGCTCCTACTACACCAGAAACTTTCAAGAAAGTCGATTACCTTGTTTTGACAAGAAATTCAACAAAATCCGAGTCGCTATTAGAAAATGTCGAATACAGCAAGGTTATCTATATCGATTCGCCGTTTGTTGAGAAGAGTATTCCAGAAAAGCTGAAAAGCATCGAAGTTAAGGAAAACATAGCTAAAAAAACGCCCGGCTATACCGCAGTTCTGGCAATTCTTGCTTTGGTGGTGTTATGCTTGAGAAATGGTTTGCGACTGTAG
- a CDS encoding DUF357 domain-containing protein, with translation MGEKEELISETKKWLEQIKERIKKVSACNEKGEEFLRNIKAYISDTEYFFEKGDLVRAFECVVWAWAWLEIGLNLGLLIESAD, from the coding sequence ATGGGTGAAAAGGAAGAGCTGATTTCTGAAACTAAAAAGTGGCTTGAGCAGATAAAGGAGAGGATTAAGAAAGTTTCCGCTTGCAACGAGAAAGGAGAGGAGTTTCTGAGAAACATAAAGGCATACATAAGTGACACGGAATACTTTTTCGAAAAGGGAGATCTCGTTAGAGCTTTTGAATGTGTAGTCTGGGCTTGGGCTTGGCTTGAGATAGGATTGAATTTGGGTCTTCTGATTGAATCAGCAGATTGA
- a CDS encoding IGHMBP2 family helicase: MTMLNDFIDKLKELVEIERRAQIEAMLNEIRFLSGEERELRGRAILNLNGKVVGEEFGYKLVKYGRRRKIETNINVGDLVLISRGNPLKSDLVGVVAEKGNRYIVVALENVPSWALKDVRIDLYANDVTFRRWIENLENLGNVALKALKFALGLEKPDEPEKAYFEPVDERLNESQREAVALALGSNDFFLIHGPFGTGKTRTLAEIVRQEVKRGRKVLATAESNIAVDNLVEQLRDLNIVRLGHPSRTQLKSTTLSAKVVGHERYKDVEELRSRAERLIKARAKFRKPTPALRRGLSDEEILELAEKKRGARGVSWKVIRSMAEWIKLNKLIEELLNKARALEEEIAREVIEEAEVVLATNSTAFTIDINFDVAVIDEATQSTIPSVLIPINKAEKFVLAGDHKQLPPTVLKAEELSKTLFEMLIEKYPEHSKMLEIQYRMNEKLMEFPNKEFYGGKLKADESVRNITLADLRVESEDEIVNPRNVLIFLDTSKCPDRFERQRKGSTSRENPLEAKIVTKIVKKLVRAGVKREWIGVITPYEDQVDLLRRMIDVEVNTVDGYQGREKEVIIISFVRSNRRGEIGFLEDLRRLNVALTRAKRKLIMVGDSKTLSTHETYRRLIEFIKREGKFVSIC, from the coding sequence ATGACTATGCTGAATGATTTTATTGATAAACTGAAGGAACTCGTGGAAATAGAAAGAAGGGCGCAGATAGAGGCAATGCTAAACGAGATAAGATTTCTGAGTGGAGAGGAAAGGGAGCTAAGGGGTAGAGCAATTTTAAATCTCAATGGGAAGGTTGTTGGAGAGGAGTTTGGTTATAAGCTTGTAAAGTATGGAAGAAGAAGGAAAATTGAGACAAACATCAACGTCGGTGATTTGGTTCTGATAAGTAGAGGAAACCCTTTGAAAAGTGATCTTGTAGGTGTTGTGGCAGAGAAGGGGAACAGATACATTGTTGTAGCTTTGGAAAACGTTCCAAGTTGGGCTTTAAAGGATGTGAGGATCGATCTTTATGCGAATGATGTCACATTCAGAAGATGGATAGAAAATCTAGAGAATTTGGGTAACGTTGCTTTAAAAGCTCTGAAATTTGCTTTAGGACTTGAAAAGCCGGATGAACCTGAAAAGGCTTACTTTGAGCCAGTTGACGAGCGTTTAAACGAAAGTCAGAGAGAGGCGGTAGCTCTGGCTTTGGGTTCAAACGACTTCTTCCTAATTCACGGACCTTTTGGAACTGGAAAGACGAGGACTCTTGCCGAAATTGTTAGGCAGGAGGTCAAAAGGGGAAGGAAAGTATTAGCTACAGCTGAGAGCAACATAGCCGTTGACAACCTCGTCGAACAACTCAGGGATTTGAACATTGTCAGGTTGGGACATCCTTCAAGAACTCAGCTTAAATCTACAACCCTCTCAGCCAAAGTTGTTGGCCATGAGAGGTATAAAGATGTTGAAGAGCTTAGAAGTAGGGCTGAAAGGCTGATCAAAGCAAGAGCCAAGTTTAGAAAGCCAACTCCAGCTTTGAGGAGGGGTTTGAGCGATGAAGAGATTTTGGAGCTTGCCGAAAAGAAGAGAGGAGCTAGAGGAGTCTCTTGGAAGGTCATAAGGTCTATGGCCGAGTGGATAAAGCTTAACAAGTTGATAGAAGAACTTTTGAATAAAGCGAGAGCTTTAGAGGAGGAAATAGCGAGAGAAGTGATTGAAGAGGCTGAAGTTGTTTTGGCAACGAATTCTACCGCGTTCACAATCGATATCAATTTCGATGTCGCAGTTATAGATGAGGCAACGCAATCAACGATTCCAAGCGTTTTAATTCCCATAAACAAGGCTGAAAAGTTTGTTTTAGCTGGAGATCATAAACAGCTCCCTCCTACAGTCTTAAAAGCTGAGGAACTCAGTAAAACGCTCTTCGAGATGCTAATAGAGAAGTATCCCGAGCATTCGAAAATGCTTGAAATTCAATACCGTATGAACGAGAAGCTGATGGAGTTTCCAAATAAAGAGTTCTACGGAGGTAAGTTGAAAGCTGATGAGAGTGTTAGGAACATAACCCTTGCAGACTTGAGAGTTGAATCGGAAGATGAGATAGTGAATCCAAGGAACGTTTTGATCTTCCTAGATACGTCAAAATGCCCAGATAGATTTGAAAGGCAGAGAAAAGGATCGACTTCGAGAGAAAATCCACTCGAAGCTAAGATCGTTACCAAAATAGTCAAAAAGCTTGTCAGAGCGGGAGTTAAAAGGGAGTGGATAGGAGTAATTACACCTTACGAGGATCAAGTTGATCTTCTCAGAAGGATGATAGATGTTGAAGTAAACACAGTCGATGGCTATCAGGGGAGAGAAAAGGAGGTAATAATCATTTCGTTTGTAAGAAGTAACAGAAGAGGAGAGATTGGCTTTTTAGAGGATTTGAGGAGGTTAAACGTTGCATTAACGAGGGCTAAGAGAAAGCTGATAATGGTCGGGGACTCAAAGACGCTCTCAACTCACGAGACCTATCGAAGATTAATCGAATTTATCAAAAGGGAAGGTAAGTTCGTTTCAATCTGCTGA
- a CDS encoding radical SAM protein, producing the protein MIFGYVPSRRLGKSLGVNNLPEKLCSYSCVYCQIGRTKNLTIERRAFYKPEEIRKAVENVLKEKVDYITFVPNGEPTLDINLGRSAEILKDLGKVAVISNSSLIWMEDVRHDLSFFDLVSLKLDTTNERLWRRINRPHRDLKLDKILEGMLEFSRNYSGTLITETMLLDGFEYDFENIANFLRELKPDRAYISIPIRPPAERWVKPANPYVVMKAYEVFSKYVKVDLLTDYEDLNFGFSGDAKRDLLSITSVHPLREEAVLEILKKDNADFSVVEELINEGKLEVREFGGKRFYVRRR; encoded by the coding sequence ATGATATTCGGCTACGTTCCCTCAAGAAGGCTGGGAAAGAGTTTGGGTGTGAATAACCTGCCGGAAAAGCTTTGCAGCTACTCCTGTGTATACTGTCAAATTGGAAGAACTAAGAATCTCACAATTGAAAGAAGGGCATTCTACAAGCCCGAAGAGATAAGGAAAGCTGTGGAGAACGTTCTTAAAGAGAAGGTAGATTACATAACGTTTGTTCCAAATGGAGAGCCAACGCTTGACATAAATTTGGGTAGATCTGCTGAGATACTAAAGGATTTGGGCAAAGTGGCTGTAATATCTAACTCCTCATTGATTTGGATGGAAGATGTCAGGCATGATCTGAGCTTTTTCGATTTGGTATCTCTAAAACTCGATACAACAAACGAAAGACTCTGGAGGAGGATAAACAGACCTCACAGAGACCTAAAGCTGGATAAAATACTTGAAGGTATGCTCGAGTTTTCAAGAAATTATAGCGGAACTTTGATTACAGAAACAATGCTTTTAGACGGGTTTGAATACGATTTCGAAAATATAGCTAATTTTTTAAGAGAGTTGAAGCCAGATAGAGCCTATATTTCAATACCTATAAGACCTCCAGCGGAGAGATGGGTTAAGCCTGCCAATCCTTATGTAGTCATGAAAGCCTATGAAGTATTTTCAAAGTACGTCAAAGTCGATTTACTGACAGATTACGAGGATTTGAACTTCGGTTTTAGCGGAGATGCAAAGAGGGATTTGCTGAGTATAACTTCTGTTCATCCTCTTAGGGAGGAGGCTGTTCTAGAAATTTTAAAGAAGGATAATGCTGATTTCAGTGTGGTTGAGGAGCTGATAAATGAAGGGAAGCTTGAGGTCAGAGAATTTGGGGGTAAGAGGTTTTACGTTAGAAGGCGCTAA
- the speE gene encoding spermidine synthase: MEFVERYNGSGLLIEVEKILYEFKGVQHIQIFQTKSFGKMLVLDGKIQLTEKDESFYHEMLVHPAMLMHENPEKVLVIGGGDGGAVREVLKHDPKEVVMVEIDENVVKACKEYIGIDRGALEDPRVKVLFEDGLEFVKSCKDKFDVIIVDGTDPNPISQALISSEFYRDCAKICDYFVTQSQSPFAQPDYFKSIYKNARFKNKAVYLGFVPTYPHGLWSYLIASDRREIVLDLNVIKERFENRKIETVYYTPEVHISAFALPRWIVNLIS; encoded by the coding sequence ATGGAGTTTGTGGAGAGATATAACGGCTCTGGATTGCTGATAGAGGTTGAGAAAATACTCTACGAGTTTAAAGGTGTTCAGCACATTCAGATTTTCCAGACCAAAAGCTTTGGAAAGATGCTTGTTTTAGATGGCAAAATCCAGCTTACTGAGAAGGATGAATCCTTCTATCACGAGATGCTCGTTCATCCCGCAATGTTAATGCACGAAAATCCAGAGAAAGTTCTTGTAATCGGTGGAGGAGATGGTGGAGCTGTCAGAGAAGTGCTCAAACACGATCCGAAAGAAGTAGTTATGGTTGAGATTGACGAGAACGTTGTAAAGGCCTGTAAAGAGTACATCGGGATAGATAGGGGAGCTTTGGAAGATCCAAGAGTTAAGGTACTCTTCGAGGATGGATTGGAGTTCGTCAAGAGCTGCAAAGATAAGTTTGATGTCATAATTGTTGATGGAACTGATCCTAACCCCATAAGCCAAGCTCTGATTTCAAGTGAGTTTTACAGGGACTGTGCCAAGATATGTGACTATTTCGTTACTCAATCCCAATCCCCGTTTGCTCAGCCCGATTACTTCAAGTCAATATATAAGAATGCGAGATTCAAGAATAAGGCAGTCTATTTGGGCTTCGTTCCCACATATCCACACGGACTTTGGAGCTACCTGATTGCATCTGACAGAAGGGAGATTGTACTCGATTTGAATGTGATTAAGGAAAGATTTGAGAATAGAAAAATTGAAACTGTTTACTACACACCCGAAGTCCACATTTCGGCCTTTGCCTTGCCGAGGTGGATTGTCAATTTGATCTCATAA
- the ilvN gene encoding acetolactate synthase small subunit — MKKYIAVLVENRPGVLARVASLFRRRGFNIDSLSVGTTERDDISRMTIVVNEDEKTVEQVTKQLNKLIEVIKVSDVTENSVHRELALVKVSAPPDRRGEIIEIANIFRARIVDVARDSFIVEITGDEEKINAFIDLMRQYGIKEVARTGVVSMSRGSKVTSI; from the coding sequence ATGAAGAAATACATAGCTGTTTTGGTTGAGAACAGGCCCGGTGTCCTCGCAAGAGTTGCATCGCTCTTCAGGAGGAGGGGATTCAATATAGATAGCCTATCCGTTGGGACAACAGAGAGAGATGATATCTCTCGAATGACTATCGTTGTCAACGAGGATGAGAAGACTGTTGAGCAGGTAACGAAACAGTTGAATAAGCTGATTGAAGTAATAAAGGTCAGTGATGTCACGGAAAACAGTGTTCATAGAGAGCTAGCTTTGGTGAAGGTAAGCGCGCCTCCAGACAGGAGAGGTGAAATAATCGAGATTGCCAACATCTTTAGGGCGAGAATCGTTGATGTGGCGAGGGACAGCTTCATAGTTGAGATTACTGGTGATGAGGAAAAGATCAACGCATTCATCGATTTAATGAGGCAGTATGGCATAAAGGAGGTTGCGAGAACGGGGGTTGTTTCGATGTCGAGAGGGAGTAAGGTAACTTCGATCTGA
- a CDS encoding metal ABC transporter permease, with protein sequence MLEKWFATVVLASAMYGLISPLVYARRLQFLSAASSHTALLAVLLSIPLSAYIPSYISAILIGLGLIYSVGYAINRGVEPNTATSILVSFTASTSVLAMYFVITHYEIATDIWAMILGDPLLVTWSDLKFLSTVTIFVILVTVLTYREQFHIGFDRDCAILAGINVKLYDLAFYTILGISTVAMLKVVGFVLQHVLILLPCAIAMKFAKGSKGLIVYSVLISVISSIVGLSISLTLNLSPSGVIGLVMLTFYLVGWLK encoded by the coding sequence ATGCTTGAGAAATGGTTTGCGACTGTAGTACTTGCATCGGCCATGTACGGATTGATAAGCCCACTTGTCTATGCTAGGAGACTACAGTTTCTATCAGCTGCATCCTCTCATACAGCTTTGCTGGCAGTTCTACTTTCTATACCACTCTCAGCTTACATTCCAAGCTACATCTCTGCGATTTTGATAGGTTTGGGTCTAATATATTCAGTCGGTTACGCGATAAACAGAGGTGTCGAACCCAATACAGCAACATCCATTTTAGTCTCCTTTACAGCTTCTACGAGCGTTCTGGCTATGTACTTCGTCATAACGCACTACGAAATTGCAACGGACATATGGGCGATGATTTTGGGAGATCCTCTCTTGGTGACTTGGAGCGATCTGAAGTTCTTGAGTACTGTAACTATATTCGTCATTTTGGTGACTGTCTTGACTTACAGAGAGCAGTTCCACATAGGTTTCGATAGGGATTGCGCAATCTTGGCTGGAATTAACGTGAAGTTGTACGATTTAGCCTTCTACACCATTCTGGGGATTTCAACTGTTGCGATGCTGAAGGTAGTCGGATTCGTACTACAACACGTTCTAATACTGCTACCGTGTGCAATTGCAATGAAGTTTGCGAAGGGATCGAAGGGTTTGATTGTTTACAGTGTCTTGATCAGTGTTATCTCTTCGATAGTAGGATTGTCCATCTCGCTAACCTTAAATCTCTCGCCATCTGGAGTTATAGGTCTAGTAATGCTTACTTTCTACTTAGTAGGGTGGTTAAAATGA